One part of the uncultured Bacteroides sp. genome encodes these proteins:
- the zwf gene encoding glucose-6-phosphate dehydrogenase — protein sequence MDKPKSMIMVIFGASGDLTRRKLMPALYLLYKLKKLPVNFAVLGVARTQYTDEEYRERINLQLHRFLKAEDVNESLISSFVNMLYYFSMDPANPNDYLHLQPKLLELDAKIESGEQYLYYLATPPSLYGVIPQYLKNVGLNLDKGIRGKKRIVVEKPFGYDLDSALELNNVYYKDAFREDQIFRIDHYLGKETVQNIMALRFANSVFEPVWNRNYIDHIEITAVENMGVEQRGGYFDETGTLRDMVQNHLIQLVAITAMEPPMAFNADSFRDEVAKVYQSLTPLTDKDMYEHIVRGQYVASEKKKGYREEKDVDPLSRTETYVAMKLGISNWRWNGVPFYIRTGKQMPTKVSEIIVHFKPTPFLLFNCSDKQCPIANQLIIRIFPDEGIVLKFTMKVPGAGFEVKQVAMDFSYSSLGSLPSEDAYVRLIEDCMIGDPTLFTRSDAVEASWRFFTPVLNFWKMHPEMPVYGYPTGTWGPKESEAMMQEHGVHWINPCKNLTNTDLYCEL from the coding sequence ATGGATAAACCTAAAAGCATGATAATGGTTATTTTTGGAGCATCAGGCGACTTAACTCGTCGTAAACTGATGCCTGCTCTTTATTTGTTGTATAAACTCAAAAAGTTACCCGTAAATTTTGCTGTTTTAGGTGTTGCACGTACTCAATATACGGATGAAGAATATCGTGAACGTATTAATTTGCAATTGCATCGTTTTTTAAAAGCTGAAGATGTGAATGAATCTCTGATCAGTTCTTTTGTTAACATGTTGTATTATTTTTCAATGGATCCGGCTAATCCGAACGACTATTTGCATTTACAACCCAAACTTTTGGAACTTGATGCTAAGATTGAAAGTGGAGAGCAATATCTGTATTATCTTGCAACACCACCTTCATTATATGGAGTGATTCCTCAGTATTTAAAAAATGTAGGATTGAATTTGGATAAAGGTATAAGGGGAAAAAAGCGAATAGTTGTTGAAAAGCCTTTTGGGTATGATCTGGATTCAGCTCTTGAACTAAATAACGTTTATTATAAGGATGCCTTTCGGGAAGATCAGATTTTTCGAATAGATCATTATTTAGGAAAAGAGACTGTACAAAATATTATGGCTCTTCGTTTTGCAAATAGCGTTTTCGAACCTGTGTGGAACAGAAACTATATTGATCATATTGAAATTACCGCTGTAGAAAATATGGGAGTTGAACAAAGAGGGGGGTATTTTGATGAGACAGGTACTTTACGGGATATGGTTCAAAATCATCTTATTCAACTAGTAGCCATTACTGCGATGGAACCTCCTATGGCTTTTAATGCCGATAGTTTTCGTGATGAGGTGGCTAAAGTATATCAATCTCTAACGCCATTAACTGATAAAGATATGTATGAGCATATTGTTCGTGGACAATACGTAGCTTCAGAAAAGAAAAAAGGATATCGTGAAGAAAAAGATGTAGATCCATTATCCAGGACTGAAACTTATGTTGCCATGAAATTGGGTATTAGTAATTGGCGATGGAACGGTGTACCATTTTATATTCGTACAGGAAAGCAAATGCCGACTAAGGTTAGTGAAATCATTGTCCACTTTAAGCCTACTCCTTTTTTGTTATTTAATTGTTCGGATAAACAATGTCCTATAGCAAACCAATTAATTATTCGTATTTTTCCAGATGAAGGTATAGTGTTGAAGTTTACAATGAAAGTACCTGGAGCTGGATTTGAAGTTAAGCAGGTTGCAATGGATTTTAGTTATAGTAGTCTGGGTTCTCTTCCTTCAGAGGATGCTTATGTTCGTCTAATTGAAGATTGTATGATAGGAGATCCAACATTATTTACTCGAAGTGATGCTGTAGAAGCCAGTTGGAGGTTCTTTACTCCAGTACTGAATTTTTGGAAAATGCATCCGGAAATGCCAGTATATGGTTATCCAACTGGAACCTGGGGACCTAAAGAATCTGAAGCTATGATGCAAGAACATGGAGTGCATTGGATTAATCCTTGTAAAAATTTAACGAATACAGATTTGTATTGCGAACTTTAA
- the gnd gene encoding decarboxylating NADP(+)-dependent phosphogluconate dehydrogenase: MTNKSDIGLIGLAVMGENLALNIESKGWRVSVYNRTVAGVEEGVVDRFVSGRAHGKKIIGFNNIEDFVNSISQPRKIMLMVRAGNPVDELMEQLYPFLSPGDILIDGGNSNYEDTARRVRESESKDIYFIGAGVSGGEEGALHGASIMPGGSAGAWFEVRPILQSIAAKAEDDSPCCEWIGPGGSGHFVKMIHNGIEYGDMQLISEAYFIMKHLLESSNEEMAAYFETWNEGKLKSFLIEITSKILKYKDAGGDYLIDKILDTAGQKGTGKWSVINAMELEMPLNLIATAVFERNLSARKELRMEASSIYHREASQKTYLAEELIKEIYSSLYASKLVSYAQGFNVLKCASDKYGWRLNLASIARLWRGGCIIRSAFLNEIAKAFEEDRHLSNLLLAPYFKDEIVSALPFWKRLVSVAAKEELPVPAFSSALNYFYSLTTNNLPANLVQAQRDYFGAHTFERIDLPRGVFMHENWIGKANSTKSGNYII, encoded by the coding sequence ATGACAAATAAATCTGATATAGGATTAATAGGTCTTGCAGTGATGGGAGAAAATCTTGCATTGAACATTGAGAGTAAAGGATGGCGGGTTTCTGTATACAATCGCACGGTAGCAGGTGTGGAAGAAGGTGTTGTTGATCGCTTTGTATCTGGACGTGCTCATGGGAAAAAGATTATTGGCTTTAATAATATAGAAGATTTTGTAAATTCTATATCCCAGCCTCGCAAAATTATGTTGATGGTGCGCGCCGGTAATCCGGTCGATGAATTAATGGAACAACTCTATCCGTTTCTTTCTCCGGGAGATATATTGATTGATGGAGGCAATTCTAATTATGAAGACACTGCAAGAAGAGTCAGAGAATCAGAATCAAAAGATATTTATTTCATAGGAGCCGGCGTTTCGGGTGGTGAAGAGGGAGCTTTGCATGGTGCATCAATTATGCCTGGAGGATCAGCCGGTGCCTGGTTTGAAGTAAGACCTATCCTTCAGAGTATTGCAGCAAAAGCCGAAGATGATTCTCCTTGTTGCGAATGGATTGGGCCGGGCGGCTCTGGACACTTTGTGAAAATGATTCATAATGGCATTGAATATGGCGATATGCAGTTAATTTCTGAAGCTTACTTTATAATGAAACATTTATTAGAGTCTTCAAATGAAGAAATGGCTGCTTATTTTGAAACGTGGAATGAGGGAAAACTCAAAAGCTTCTTAATAGAAATTACTTCTAAAATATTAAAATATAAAGATGCTGGTGGAGATTATCTGATCGATAAAATTCTGGATACTGCGGGACAGAAGGGAACAGGAAAATGGTCGGTTATTAATGCCATGGAATTAGAAATGCCACTGAACCTTATTGCGACTGCTGTTTTTGAGAGAAATCTTTCTGCCAGAAAAGAACTTCGTATGGAGGCTTCGAGTATATATCACAGGGAAGCTTCTCAAAAAACATATTTGGCTGAGGAACTGATTAAAGAAATATATAGTTCTCTATATGCATCCAAATTAGTCTCCTATGCACAAGGATTCAATGTTCTGAAATGTGCTTCTGATAAATATGGATGGAGATTGAATTTGGCCTCTATAGCACGGCTTTGGAGAGGAGGATGTATTATTCGTTCTGCTTTTTTAAATGAAATAGCCAAAGCGTTTGAAGAGGATAGGCATCTGTCTAATTTGCTTCTAGCTCCATATTTCAAAGACGAAATTGTATCGGCGTTACCTTTCTGGAAACGATTGGTTTCAGTAGCCGCTAAAGAAGAATTGCCTGTGCCTGCATTTTCATCTGCTCTTAATTACTTTTATTCTTTGACAACCAATAATCTACCTGCAAATTTAGTACAGGCGCAACGAGACTACTTTGGTGCACATACCTTTGAAAGAATAGATTTGCCAAGGGGCGTTTTTATGCATGAAAATTGGATAGGAAAGGCTAATAGTACTAAGTCTGGAAATTATATTATATAA
- the purT gene encoding formate-dependent phosphoribosylglycinamide formyltransferase, which produces MMTKKIVLLGSGELGKEFVISAQRKGQYIVACDSYAGAPAMQVADECEVFDMLDGDALERVIKKHQPDIIVPEIEAIRTERLYDFEKQGIQVVPSARAVNFTMNRKAIRDLAAKELGLKTAKYFYATTLEELKDAAVKVGFPCVVKPLMSSSGKGQSLVRSAEELDHAWEYGCSGSRGDIKELIIEEFIKFDSEITLLTVTQKNGPTLFCPPIGHVQKGGDYRESFQPAHIDPAHLKEAEDMAEKVTKALTGAGLWGVEFFLSHENGVYFSELSPRPHDTGMVTLAGTQNLNEFELHLRAVLGLPIPGIKQERVGVSAVILSPIASKEAPRYKGLEDVTKEEDTYLRIFGKPFTKVNRRMGVVLCYAPLGSDLDKLRDKAKDIASRVEVY; this is translated from the coding sequence ATTATGACAAAGAAGATTGTATTACTCGGTTCCGGAGAGTTAGGAAAAGAGTTTGTAATTTCAGCTCAGCGTAAAGGACAATATATTGTGGCTTGTGATTCGTATGCCGGAGCGCCTGCCATGCAGGTAGCTGATGAGTGTGAAGTATTTGATATGCTTGATGGAGATGCATTGGAGCGTGTTATAAAGAAGCATCAACCAGATATAATTGTTCCGGAAATTGAAGCTATTCGAACTGAGCGTCTTTATGATTTCGAGAAACAAGGAATACAGGTTGTTCCTAGTGCTCGCGCTGTAAACTTTACTATGAACCGTAAGGCAATCCGTGATTTAGCGGCAAAAGAGCTTGGTTTGAAAACGGCTAAGTATTTCTATGCAACTACTTTGGAGGAACTTAAAGATGCAGCTGTTAAGGTGGGCTTTCCATGCGTTGTAAAACCTTTAATGTCGTCTTCTGGTAAAGGACAGTCTTTGGTTCGCTCTGCAGAAGAACTTGATCATGCCTGGGAATATGGCTGCAGCGGTAGTCGTGGTGATATAAAAGAATTAATAATTGAGGAATTTATTAAATTTGATAGTGAAATTACTTTGTTGACTGTTACTCAGAAAAATGGACCAACCCTTTTCTGCCCACCGATAGGACATGTACAAAAAGGTGGTGATTATCGTGAAAGTTTCCAACCTGCACATATAGATCCAGCTCATTTGAAAGAGGCTGAAGATATGGCCGAGAAAGTTACCAAGGCATTGACCGGTGCCGGACTTTGGGGCGTGGAATTTTTTCTAAGTCATGAGAACGGAGTTTATTTCTCTGAGCTATCTCCTCGTCCGCACGATACTGGAATGGTAACTCTTGCAGGAACACAAAATCTGAATGAATTCGAACTTCATCTTCGTGCTGTACTTGGTCTGCCAATTCCAGGAATTAAGCAGGAGAGAGTAGGAGTGAGCGCTGTTATTCTTTCTCCTATTGCCAGTAAAGAAGCACCTCGTTATAAAGGTTTGGAAGATGTCACGAAAGAGGAAGATACTTATCTTCGTATATTTGGTAAGCCATTTACAAAGGTTAACCGCCGTATGGGAGTCGTGTTGTGCTATGCTCCGTTAGGGTCCGACTTAGATAAACTTAGAGATAAAGCGAAAGATATTGCTTCCAGAGTAGAAGTATATTAA
- the xylE gene encoding D-xylose transporter XylE, with product MSSKTKQTGIYLALLTLVATLGGLLFGYDTAVVNGAEKSLVDFFISKITTDHAYAVSMITQYKLLVSTVVVLVLAILSSQILKLVGKTKGGITVAVLFVAAIIWIINYVSEAVPTDTALLQDTADSIKGFVISSALVGCIIGGSISGFVSNSLGRKKGLFICALAFCVSAIGAWNPDGFNFFFIQDAYSFVIYRIIGGLGVGLASALSPMYIAEIAPAESRGKLVSFNQFAIIFGMLVIYFVNYFIAKSGDAQWLTETGWRWMFFSGVIPAGIFFILLFFVPETPRFLIMKGQDEKALAVLTNIVGEEKAIAEIAEIKETLHEKSSPWLSYGWAVIVIGILLSVFQQFVGINVVLYYAGNIFRNMGFDTSSSLLQTIVVGVVNLTFTCVAIVKVDKFGRKPLMIIGALGMAVSMILLGMTFYFQTVGLLSLILMLLYTASFAMSWGPVTWVLLSEIFPNSIRGAMSIAVAAQWLANLIVSWTFPILNDNKGLTEMFHQGFAYWIYGVMGLIAAFFVWKFLPETKGKTLEEIEKFWKK from the coding sequence ATGTCATCAAAAACAAAGCAAACAGGGATATATCTTGCGCTGCTAACCTTGGTAGCAACACTTGGCGGTTTGTTATTCGGTTATGATACTGCTGTAGTTAATGGAGCCGAAAAATCATTAGTTGATTTCTTCATCAGCAAGATTACAACCGATCATGCATACGCAGTGAGCATGATTACTCAGTATAAATTATTGGTAAGTACTGTTGTTGTATTGGTACTTGCTATTCTTTCCTCACAAATATTAAAACTAGTCGGCAAAACTAAAGGTGGTATTACTGTAGCTGTTCTTTTTGTTGCAGCAATAATCTGGATTATTAATTATGTATCGGAAGCTGTACCAACTGATACAGCTCTTCTTCAGGATACTGCCGATTCTATTAAAGGATTTGTTATCTCCAGTGCATTAGTTGGTTGTATTATCGGAGGTTCTATTTCTGGATTTGTATCTAATTCATTGGGCCGTAAAAAAGGTCTTTTCATCTGTGCATTAGCTTTCTGTGTTTCTGCAATTGGTGCATGGAACCCAGATGGATTTAATTTTTTCTTTATCCAGGATGCTTATTCATTTGTGATTTATCGTATTATCGGAGGTCTGGGCGTAGGTCTGGCTTCTGCTCTTTCTCCAATGTACATTGCAGAAATAGCTCCGGCTGAAAGTCGTGGTAAATTGGTTTCTTTCAACCAGTTCGCTATTATCTTTGGTATGTTGGTTATTTATTTTGTAAATTACTTTATTGCTAAGTCTGGTGATGCTCAATGGTTAACTGAAACAGGTTGGCGCTGGATGTTCTTTTCTGGAGTTATTCCTGCTGGTATTTTCTTCATATTGTTATTCTTTGTTCCGGAAACTCCACGTTTCCTTATTATGAAAGGTCAAGATGAGAAAGCTCTTGCTGTTTTGACTAATATTGTAGGTGAAGAAAAAGCGATAGCTGAAATTGCTGAAATTAAAGAAACTCTTCATGAAAAGAGTTCTCCATGGTTATCTTACGGTTGGGCTGTGATTGTTATTGGTATATTGCTTTCTGTTTTCCAACAGTTTGTGGGTATCAACGTGGTTCTTTATTATGCTGGGAACATTTTCCGTAACATGGGATTTGATACGAGCTCTTCTTTATTGCAAACAATTGTTGTTGGTGTTGTGAACCTGACCTTTACTTGTGTAGCAATTGTTAAGGTTGACAAGTTTGGTCGCAAACCATTGATGATTATTGGTGCATTAGGCATGGCTGTAAGTATGATTCTTCTTGGAATGACTTTCTATTTCCAGACAGTTGGTTTGCTTTCACTGATTTTGATGCTTCTTTATACAGCATCTTTTGCAATGAGCTGGGGACCTGTAACCTGGGTATTATTATCTGAAATATTCCCTAACTCTATTCGTGGTGCAATGTCTATTGCTGTAGCTGCACAATGGCTGGCAAACTTGATTGTTTCATGGACATTCCCAATATTGAACGATAACAAAGGTCTTACAGAAATGTTCCATCAAGGATTTGCTTACTGGATTTATGGTGTTATGGGACTCATTGCTGCATTCTTCGTTTGGAAGTTCTTACCCGAAACAAAAGGTAAGACTTTGGAAGAAATTGAAAAATTCTGGAAGAAATAA
- the xylA gene encoding xylose isomerase, which yields MATKEYFPGIGKIKFEGKDSKNPMAFRYYDAEKVVNGKKMKDWLKFAMAWWHTLCAEGGDQFGGGTKQFPWNGASSAVEAAKNKLDAGFEFMQKCGIEYYCFHDADLVDPSDDIAEYEANMKAIVAYAKQRQAETGIKLLWGTANVFSHARYMNGAATNPNFDVVARAAVQIKNAIDATIELGGTNYVFWGGREGYMSLLNTDQKREKEHLAMMLTKARDYARAKGFKGTFLIEPKPMEPMKHQYDVDTETVIGFLKAHGLENDFKVNIEVNHATLAGHTFEHELACAVDAGMLGSIDANRGDAQNGWDTDQFPIDNYELIQAMMQIIRNGGLGNGGTNFDAKTRRNSTDLEDIFIAHISGMDAFARALENASALLNESPICNMVKERYASFDGGKGKEFEAGNLSLEDLHAYAVAKGEPAQVSGKQELYEAIVNMYC from the coding sequence ATGGCAACTAAAGAGTATTTTCCTGGTATAGGAAAGATTAAATTTGAAGGTAAAGATAGTAAAAATCCAATGGCATTCCGTTATTATGATGCTGAAAAAGTAGTTAACGGAAAGAAAATGAAAGACTGGTTAAAGTTTGCTATGGCTTGGTGGCACACACTTTGTGCTGAAGGTGGCGACCAATTTGGTGGTGGAACAAAACAGTTTCCTTGGAACGGTGCTTCTTCTGCTGTTGAAGCTGCAAAGAATAAATTAGATGCAGGTTTTGAATTCATGCAGAAATGTGGTATTGAATATTACTGTTTCCATGATGCTGACTTAGTTGATCCTAGCGATGATATTGCTGAATATGAAGCAAACATGAAAGCGATTGTTGCTTATGCTAAGCAAAGACAAGCAGAAACTGGTATCAAATTGTTGTGGGGTACTGCAAATGTATTCTCTCATGCACGTTATATGAATGGTGCTGCAACAAATCCTAACTTTGACGTGGTAGCTCGTGCTGCTGTTCAGATTAAAAATGCTATTGATGCTACAATCGAACTAGGTGGAACTAACTATGTATTCTGGGGCGGACGCGAAGGTTACATGTCTTTATTGAATACTGATCAAAAACGTGAAAAAGAGCACTTGGCAATGATGTTGACTAAAGCTCGTGACTATGCTCGTGCTAAAGGTTTCAAAGGAACATTCCTTATTGAACCAAAACCAATGGAACCAATGAAACATCAATATGATGTTGACACAGAAACTGTTATCGGATTCTTGAAAGCTCACGGATTGGAAAACGATTTCAAAGTAAACATTGAAGTAAACCATGCTACATTGGCTGGTCATACTTTTGAACACGAACTAGCTTGTGCTGTAGATGCAGGTATGTTAGGTTCAATTGATGCTAACCGCGGTGATGCTCAGAATGGTTGGGATACTGACCAATTCCCTATCGACAATTACGAATTGATTCAGGCTATGATGCAGATTATCCGCAATGGTGGTCTTGGCAATGGTGGAACAAACTTCGATGCTAAAACTCGTCGTAACTCTACAGACTTGGAAGATATCTTTATTGCTCACATCAGCGGTATGGATGCTTTTGCTCGTGCACTTGAAAATGCTTCTGCTTTATTGAATGAATCTCCTATCTGTAACATGGTTAAAGAGCGTTACGCTTCTTTTGATGGTGGTAAAGGTAAAGAATTCGAAGCTGGTAACCTTTCTTTGGAAGATCTTCATGCTTACGCTGTAGCTAAAGGTGAACCTGCACAGGTTAGTGGAAAACAAGAATTGTATGAAGCAATCGTAAATATGTATTGCTAG
- a CDS encoding FGGY-family carbohydrate kinase — MFLLGYDIGSSSVKASLVNAETGKCVSTAFYPKTEMNITAVKAGWAEQNPQAWWENLKLATKTILDESGISAAEIKAIGISYQMHGLVCVDKDQNVLRPAIIWCDSRAVPYGQKAFDILGEERCLSHLLNSPGNFTASKLAWIKANEPKIYEQIYKIMLPGDYIAMKLSGEICTTVSGLSEGMFWDFKKNSIAGFLMDYYGFDSSLIADIKPTFSNQGEVNAAAAKELGLKEGTPITYRAGDQPNNALSLNVFNPGEIASTAGTSGVVYGVNGEVNYDPQSRVNTFAHVNHTEEQTRLGVLLCINGTGILNSWVKKNIAPEGISYNEMNVLASKAPIGSGGISILPFGNGAERMLGNKEIGCSIRGLNFNTHGKHHIARAAQEGIVFSFKYGIEIMEQMGIPVKKIHAGHANMFLSSIFRDTLAGVTGATIELYDTDGSVGAAKGAGIGAGIYKDNNEAFATLDKLDVIEPNAAKCQEYADAYNQWKYRLEKSMSK, encoded by the coding sequence ATGTTTCTATTAGGATATGACATTGGAAGCTCGTCTGTAAAGGCTAGTTTAGTAAATGCAGAAACAGGAAAATGTGTTTCTACTGCATTTTACCCAAAAACTGAAATGAATATAACAGCTGTAAAGGCTGGTTGGGCAGAACAAAACCCTCAGGCATGGTGGGAAAATCTGAAGTTGGCTACTAAAACCATTTTGGATGAATCCGGAATTAGTGCTGCGGAAATTAAAGCTATCGGTATTTCTTATCAGATGCACGGACTGGTTTGCGTAGATAAAGATCAGAATGTATTGCGCCCGGCTATTATATGGTGTGATTCTCGTGCAGTTCCTTATGGACAAAAGGCCTTTGATATTTTAGGCGAGGAGAGATGTCTTTCTCATTTGTTAAACTCTCCTGGTAATTTTACAGCTTCTAAGTTGGCTTGGATTAAAGCTAACGAACCAAAAATATATGAGCAGATTTACAAGATAATGCTTCCGGGGGATTATATTGCTATGAAGCTGAGTGGAGAAATTTGCACTACGGTTTCCGGTCTTTCCGAAGGTATGTTCTGGGATTTCAAGAAAAATAGTATTGCTGGCTTTTTGATGGATTATTATGGTTTCGATTCTTCTTTAATTGCAGATATCAAACCAACGTTCTCAAATCAAGGTGAAGTGAATGCAGCTGCTGCTAAAGAACTTGGATTAAAAGAAGGAACTCCAATTACTTATCGTGCCGGAGATCAACCTAATAACGCACTTTCTCTGAATGTGTTTAATCCAGGCGAGATAGCTTCAACAGCTGGAACTTCAGGTGTTGTTTATGGTGTTAATGGAGAGGTTAATTATGATCCACAATCACGCGTAAATACATTTGCTCATGTAAATCACACTGAAGAACAAACTCGTTTAGGAGTATTACTTTGTATTAACGGAACCGGAATTTTGAATTCATGGGTGAAAAAAAATATTGCTCCCGAAGGTATTTCGTATAATGAAATGAATGTCTTAGCATCTAAAGCTCCAATTGGTAGTGGAGGTATAAGCATTCTTCCTTTTGGAAACGGTGCAGAACGTATGTTGGGTAATAAGGAAATTGGCTGTTCAATTCGTGGGTTAAACTTCAATACACATGGCAAACACCATATAGCTCGTGCTGCTCAGGAAGGAATTGTTTTTTCATTTAAATATGGTATTGAGATTATGGAACAGATGGGTATTCCGGTGAAGAAGATCCATGCAGGTCATGCCAATATGTTCTTAAGTTCTATCTTCCGCGATACACTTGCCGGAGTAACCGGTGCTACAATTGAATTATATGATACAGATGGTTCGGTAGGTGCAGCTAAGGGGGCAGGTATTGGAGCAGGTATCTATAAAGATAATAACGAAGCTTTTGCAACTCTCGATAAACTTGATGTAATTGAGCCTAATGCGGCTAAGTGTCAGGAATATGCAGATGCATACAATCAATGGAAATACAGACTTGAAAAGTCTATGTCTAAATAA
- a CDS encoding NUDIX domain-containing protein, whose translation MERDIDTDKLVNPHVSVDCVLIGFDGEQLKVLLVKQVGQESVNGYTDMKLPGSLIYEDEDLDEAAQRVLCELTGLKNVNLLQFRAFGSKNRTHNPKDVRWLERFHQLKSKIERIVTIAYLSMVKIDKKLENLSDKYQAEWMEIKDLKILAFDHNQIISEAITFIRQYVEANPSILFDLLPRKFTASELRVLYELVYDKTFDVRNFHKKIAMMEYVVPLQERQTGVPHRAARYYKFDRKIYNKLHVTTKSFSK comes from the coding sequence ATGGAACGCGATATTGATACAGATAAGTTAGTAAATCCACATGTCTCAGTAGACTGTGTATTGATAGGGTTTGATGGAGAACAACTAAAAGTCTTGTTAGTAAAACAGGTGGGGCAGGAGTCTGTAAATGGATATACAGACATGAAACTTCCTGGTAGTTTGATTTATGAAGACGAAGATTTGGATGAAGCTGCTCAGCGGGTTCTTTGTGAATTGACTGGACTTAAAAATGTTAATTTACTTCAATTTAGAGCTTTTGGCTCAAAAAACAGGACACATAATCCTAAAGATGTAAGATGGCTGGAACGCTTTCATCAATTAAAAAGCAAGATTGAACGCATTGTTACAATTGCTTATCTTTCTATGGTTAAGATTGATAAGAAACTCGAAAATCTTTCAGATAAATATCAGGCAGAGTGGATGGAAATAAAGGATCTTAAAATTCTTGCTTTTGACCACAATCAGATAATTTCGGAAGCTATTACATTTATTCGTCAATATGTAGAAGCTAATCCTTCCATATTATTTGATTTGCTACCTCGTAAATTTACTGCATCCGAACTACGTGTCTTATATGAATTAGTATATGATAAGACATTTGATGTTCGGAATTTTCATAAGAAAATAGCTATGATGGAGTATGTTGTTCCACTACAGGAACGCCAGACTGGTGTCCCTCACAGGGCTGCACGTTATTATAAGTTTGATCGTAAAATTTATAATAAGCTTCATGTTACAACAAAGTCTTTTAGTAAGTAA
- a CDS encoding RNA-binding protein: MNIYIGNLSYKVKESDLNQVLEEYGTVNSVKLIIDRDTRRSKGFAFAEMENQAEAENVIKELNGAEYEGRQMVVKEALPRA; encoded by the coding sequence ATGAATATTTACATTGGTAACCTTAGCTATAAGGTTAAAGAATCAGATCTTAATCAAGTCCTAGAAGAGTATGGAACAGTAAATTCAGTTAAGCTAATCATCGACCGCGACACTCGCAGATCTAAAGGTTTCGCTTTCGCTGAAATGGAAAACCAGGCTGAAGCTGAAAACGTTATTAAGGAATTAAACGGCGCTGAATATGAAGGTCGTCAAATGGTTGTTAAAGAAGCTCTTCCAAGAGCATAA
- a CDS encoding RNA-binding protein yields MNIYIGNLNYKVKESDLSQVLEEYGTVNSVKLIIDRETRRSKGFAFAEMPDQAEAENVIKELNGAEFEGRQMVVKEALPKA; encoded by the coding sequence ATGAATATTTACATTGGTAACCTAAACTACAAGGTTAAAGAATCAGATCTTAGTCAAGTATTAGAAGAGTATGGAACAGTAAACTCAGTTAAATTGATCATTGACCGCGAAACTCGCAGATCTAAAGGTTTTGCTTTCGCAGAAATGCCTGATCAAGCTGAAGCTGAAAACGTTATTAAAGAATTAAACGGTGCTGAATTCGAAGGCCGTCAAATGGTTGTTAAAGAAGCTCTTCCAAAAGCATAA
- the fabD gene encoding ACP S-malonyltransferase — translation MKAFVFPGQGAQFVGMGKDLYESSALAKELFEKANDILGYRITDIMFEGTDEDLRQTKVTQPAVFLHSVISALCKNDDTKPEMTAGHSLGEFSALVVAGALSFEDGVKLVYARAMAMQKACEATPSTMAAIIALADEKVEEICASIEGEVCVAANYNCPGQIVISGSMAGIEKACELMKAAGAKRALPLKVGGAFHSPLMNPAKVELAAAINSTDFHTPTCPVYQNVNALPQTDPAQIKENLIAQLTAPVRWTQTVKNMVADGATDFTECGPGAVLQGLIKKIEPSVNAHGLA, via the coding sequence ATGAAAGCATTTGTATTTCCAGGTCAGGGTGCACAATTTGTGGGCATGGGAAAAGACCTATATGAAAGCTCAGCATTAGCTAAAGAACTTTTTGAAAAAGCAAATGATATCCTGGGATATCGCATTACGGATATTATGTTTGAAGGAACTGATGAAGATCTTCGTCAGACAAAAGTTACTCAACCGGCAGTTTTCCTTCATTCTGTCATCTCTGCATTATGCAAAAACGATGATACAAAACCTGAAATGACAGCCGGTCATTCACTTGGAGAATTTTCTGCATTAGTTGTAGCCGGCGCTCTTTCTTTCGAAGATGGCGTTAAACTAGTTTACGCACGTGCCATGGCTATGCAAAAAGCTTGCGAAGCTACTCCGTCAACAATGGCTGCCATCATTGCATTGGCAGATGAAAAGGTTGAAGAAATTTGTGCTTCAATTGAAGGCGAAGTATGTGTTGCAGCAAACTATAATTGTCCTGGACAGATTGTAATTTCAGGTTCAATGGCTGGTATTGAAAAAGCTTGCGAATTAATGAAAGCAGCCGGAGCTAAACGTGCTCTTCCATTAAAGGTTGGTGGTGCATTCCACTCTCCTCTGATGAATCCTGCTAAAGTTGAACTTGCAGCTGCAATCAACAGCACAGATTTCCACACTCCAACTTGTCCGGTTTACCAAAATGTGAACGCTCTTCCACAGACAGATCCTGCACAGATTAAAGAAAATCTGATAGCACAACTTACTGCTCCGGTACGTTGGACACAAACTGTGAAGAACATGGTAGCAGACGGTGCAACTGATTTCACAGAATGCGGCCCAGGAGCTGTTCTTCAAGGATTAATCAAAAAGATTGAACCATCAGTTAATGCTCACGGATTAGCATAA